A section of the Saccharopolyspora gregorii genome encodes:
- a CDS encoding DMT family transporter, whose amino-acid sequence MSRNGSSLGVVAVLLASVLWATTGTAASFAPDVGPLAIGAVAMGTGGLLQALVAGPRLVRGARLLRARPGPVLLGAVAVAVYPLAFYSSMHLAGVAAGTVVSIGSAPLASALVERVVDGRRLSRRWLLGAGLGLSGTVLLCAAEGGAAAVAPGWGSALGVVLGLVAGGTYATYSWAAHRLISGGVSSAVAMGGIFGLGGVLLLPVLVATGAPLLASAANAAVGAYLALVPMFLGYLLFGWGLGHVAASTATTLSLLEPAVAAVLAVLVVGERLPAAGWGGIALVLGCLVVLTAPTPGTRPRLVTGRRRAAHPAPSPAAED is encoded by the coding sequence GTGAGCCGCAACGGCAGCTCGCTCGGAGTGGTGGCCGTGCTGCTCGCCTCGGTGCTGTGGGCGACGACCGGGACCGCGGCGAGCTTCGCGCCCGACGTGGGGCCGCTGGCGATCGGGGCCGTCGCGATGGGCACCGGCGGCCTGCTGCAAGCACTGGTCGCCGGCCCGCGCTTGGTGCGCGGGGCGCGGCTGCTGCGCGCCCGGCCGGGACCGGTGCTGCTGGGCGCGGTGGCGGTCGCCGTCTACCCGCTGGCGTTCTACAGCTCGATGCACCTGGCCGGGGTCGCCGCGGGCACCGTGGTGTCGATCGGGTCGGCGCCGCTGGCGTCCGCGCTGGTCGAGCGCGTGGTCGACGGGCGGCGGCTGAGCCGCCGCTGGCTGCTCGGCGCGGGGCTCGGGTTGTCCGGGACGGTGCTGCTGTGCGCCGCCGAAGGCGGCGCGGCCGCGGTCGCGCCCGGGTGGGGGAGCGCGCTGGGCGTGGTCCTCGGCCTGGTGGCCGGGGGCACCTACGCGACGTACTCGTGGGCCGCGCACCGGCTGATCAGCGGCGGTGTCTCGTCCGCGGTGGCGATGGGCGGCATCTTCGGGCTCGGCGGAGTGCTGCTGCTGCCGGTGCTGGTGGCGACCGGGGCGCCGTTGCTCGCGTCGGCGGCGAACGCGGCGGTCGGCGCGTACCTGGCGCTGGTGCCGATGTTCCTGGGTTACCTGCTGTTCGGCTGGGGGCTCGGGCACGTCGCCGCGAGCACCGCGACCACGCTGTCGCTGCTGGAACCGGCGGTCGCCGCGGTGCTCGCCGTGCTCGTCGTCGGGGAACGGCTGCCCGCCGCGGGCTGGGGCGGCATCGCCCTCGTCCTCGGCTGCCTCGTCGTGCTCACCGCCCCGACGCCCGGAACCCGCCCGCGGCTCGTCACCGGGCGACGCCGGGCGGCGCACCCGGCACCGTCCCCGGCAGCGGAGGACTGA
- a CDS encoding GntR family transcriptional regulator has product MATRPMYEVIRDDLLDRINTGALAPESRLPSEKELAERYGVSRMTVRQAFDALVRERLVVRRRGAGSFVAPRRARSRRLNRLVPFGDEVTEDVVTTEIRRAVLVPPREIAEVLDLDDAAEAVRLLRLRTVDGTPAAVQESWVPVAAAPGLARAELVAGSLYRTLAERCGIAVSWAEQEITACAATKELAGLLEVAVRAPLVEAHRTTHDDTGRAVEHARSWTRPEFPFVVRLDT; this is encoded by the coding sequence GTGGCCACGCGCCCGATGTACGAGGTCATCCGAGACGACCTGCTCGACCGGATCAACACCGGCGCGCTCGCCCCCGAGAGCCGGCTGCCGAGCGAGAAGGAACTCGCCGAGCGCTACGGCGTCAGCCGCATGACGGTCCGGCAGGCCTTCGACGCGCTGGTGCGGGAACGGCTGGTGGTGCGCAGGCGCGGCGCGGGCAGCTTCGTGGCCCCGCGGCGCGCCCGGTCCCGGCGGTTGAACCGGCTGGTGCCCTTCGGTGACGAGGTCACCGAGGACGTGGTCACCACCGAGATCCGCCGCGCCGTGCTCGTCCCGCCGCGCGAGATCGCCGAGGTCCTCGACCTCGACGATGCGGCGGAAGCGGTCCGGCTCCTCCGGCTCCGCACCGTCGACGGAACGCCCGCGGCCGTGCAGGAGTCCTGGGTGCCGGTCGCCGCCGCTCCCGGGCTCGCCCGCGCCGAGCTGGTCGCGGGCTCGCTGTACCGCACCCTCGCCGAGCGCTGCGGCATCGCGGTCAGCTGGGCCGAGCAGGAGATCACCGCCTGCGCCGCGACGAAGGAGCTCGCCGGCCTGCTGGAGGTGGCCGTGCGCGCCCCGCTGGTGGAGGCGCACCGGACCACGCACGACGACACCGGGCGCGCCGTCGAGCACGCCCGGAGCTGGACCCGGCCGGAATTCCCGTTCGTCGTCCGGCTCGACACCTGA
- a CDS encoding Ppx/GppA phosphatase family protein, with amino-acid sequence MKLGLLDIGSTAARLELVDLDRGRLPRASWSHKERTRLGENTLADGSVTEEGIEQAARAVACCVRAVGTDLRGPLVAFGTAAVRDATNGTELRARLADAAGTRIGSMTPHAEAALCYHAARRWHGREDTPLTTIDIGGGTAEVATGSGPYPDEVVSMPLGAARLTREHLPADPPPPEQVAALYAAVEAVAPVELAPFRGRRLGQPVGQSKVLRQLAVLAASSSKRLVRHPDTLARTNLTRWIPQLAELGQAERAKLPGVSRSRARRILAGAITADSLLRALGVDEIDLCPWGLREGLVFRFVEAYERAGQCTRAEAIRRLTDEMFA; translated from the coding sequence ATGAAGCTCGGACTCCTCGACATCGGTTCCACCGCGGCGCGGCTGGAACTGGTCGACCTCGACCGCGGCAGGCTGCCCCGCGCCTCCTGGAGCCACAAGGAGCGCACCCGCCTCGGCGAGAACACCCTCGCCGACGGCTCGGTGACCGAGGAGGGCATCGAGCAGGCCGCTCGCGCCGTCGCGTGCTGCGTGCGCGCCGTCGGCACCGACCTGCGCGGACCGCTCGTCGCGTTCGGCACCGCCGCGGTGCGCGACGCCACCAACGGCACCGAGCTGCGCGCCCGCCTCGCCGACGCCGCGGGCACCCGCATCGGCTCGATGACCCCGCACGCCGAAGCCGCGCTCTGCTACCACGCGGCCCGTCGCTGGCACGGCCGCGAGGACACCCCGCTGACCACCATCGACATCGGTGGCGGCACCGCCGAGGTCGCCACCGGATCCGGTCCCTACCCGGACGAAGTGGTGTCGATGCCGCTGGGCGCCGCCCGGCTCACCCGCGAACACCTGCCCGCCGACCCGCCGCCGCCGGAGCAGGTCGCCGCCCTGTACGCGGCCGTCGAAGCGGTCGCCCCGGTCGAGCTGGCCCCGTTCCGCGGGCGCAGGCTCGGCCAGCCCGTCGGCCAGTCGAAGGTGCTGCGGCAGCTGGCGGTGCTCGCCGCGAGCTCGTCGAAGCGGCTGGTGCGGCACCCGGACACCCTGGCGCGCACGAACCTGACCCGGTGGATCCCGCAGCTCGCCGAACTCGGCCAGGCCGAGCGCGCCAAGCTCCCCGGCGTCTCCCGCAGCAGGGCGCGGCGCATCCTCGCCGGCGCGATCACCGCCGATTCGCTGCTGCGCGCCCTCGGCGTCGACGAGATCGACCTGTGCCCGTGGGGGCTGCGCGAAGGGCTCGTCTTCCGCTTCGTCGAGGCCTACGAGCGGGCCGGGCAGTGCACCCGCGCCGAGGCGATCCGCCGGTTGACCGACGAGATGTTCGCCTGA
- a CDS encoding TetR/AcrR family transcriptional regulator, protein MVGAGARHSARERLLAAAARRFYRDGVSATGIDAITTEAGVAKMSLYNNFSSKADLVRAYLEARHDEWRELHRRRLARAADARGRVLAVFDAYADHAELAHEHGFRGCGLLNAAAELPAGHDGRAVVRRHKEEVESLLADALGEQLPDRPEDARAAAEHLAFLLEGAMARAGLEGDGERLRHARTMAADLVDRL, encoded by the coding sequence GTGGTCGGTGCGGGTGCTCGGCACAGCGCGCGCGAGCGGTTGCTCGCGGCGGCGGCGCGCCGCTTCTACCGGGACGGGGTGTCCGCGACGGGGATCGACGCGATCACCACCGAAGCCGGTGTCGCGAAGATGAGCCTCTACAACAACTTCTCCTCCAAGGCGGACCTGGTGCGCGCCTACCTCGAAGCGCGGCACGACGAGTGGCGGGAGCTGCACCGGCGGCGGCTGGCGCGGGCCGCGGACGCGCGCGGCCGGGTGCTCGCCGTCTTCGACGCGTACGCGGACCACGCGGAACTCGCCCACGAGCACGGGTTCCGCGGCTGCGGGCTGCTCAACGCGGCCGCCGAGCTGCCCGCCGGGCACGACGGCCGGGCGGTGGTGCGCAGGCACAAGGAAGAGGTCGAGTCGCTGCTCGCCGACGCCCTCGGCGAGCAGCTGCCCGACCGGCCCGAGGACGCGCGCGCCGCCGCCGAACACCTGGCGTTCCTGCTCGAAGGCGCGATGGCCCGCGCCGGGCTCGAAGGCGACGGGGAACGGCTGCGGCACGCGCGGACGATGGCGGCGGACCTGGTGGACCGGCTGTGA
- a CDS encoding RidA family protein, with protein sequence MSAVRSRLAELSLELPVLGPPKYAYEPAVLSGELLHVSGQISRTAAGEVLGGRLGADADVAAGVAAARVSALNLLARVDDAVGLENVVRVLKLNAWVNSTPDAIQQPEVVDGASRLLIDVLGDAGRHARTALPAPTLPQGALVELDATITVRP encoded by the coding sequence GTGAGCGCCGTCCGCAGCAGGCTCGCCGAGCTGTCCCTGGAACTGCCGGTGCTCGGCCCGCCGAAGTACGCCTACGAACCGGCGGTGCTGTCCGGGGAACTGCTGCACGTGTCCGGGCAGATCTCCCGCACCGCCGCCGGCGAGGTCCTCGGCGGGCGGCTCGGCGCGGACGCCGACGTGGCAGCCGGGGTCGCCGCCGCGCGGGTCAGCGCGCTGAACCTGCTGGCCCGGGTCGACGACGCGGTCGGGCTGGAGAACGTGGTGCGGGTGCTCAAGCTGAACGCGTGGGTGAACAGCACCCCGGACGCGATCCAGCAGCCCGAGGTGGTCGACGGCGCCTCCCGGCTGCTGATCGACGTGCTCGGCGACGCGGGCAGGCACGCCCGCACCGCCCTGCCCGCACCGACCCTCCCGCAAGGAGCCCTGGTCGAGCTGGACGCGACCATCACCGTCCGCCCCTGA
- the pepE gene encoding dipeptidase PepE, with the protein MVQLLLLSSSRVHGSPGFLGHALPAIAELMAGRERMLFIPYARRDFDDYARIAHSVLSSAGIKVDGLHRATDPVRAIASAEAVFLGGGNTFRLLATLQRQGLVRALRRAVLAGVPYLGSSAGTNLACPSLRTSNDMPIVQPASFAALGLVPFQINPHYLPPDPASTHRGETRDERIAEFLEHNDVPVLALREGAWLRVRGRRAELGGADAARLFTRRAPARDLAPGTDLTHLLGTIPRYDLC; encoded by the coding sequence GTGGTGCAGCTGCTCCTGCTGTCGAGCTCACGGGTGCACGGGTCGCCGGGCTTCCTCGGGCACGCATTGCCCGCGATCGCGGAGCTGATGGCCGGCCGGGAGCGGATGCTGTTCATCCCCTACGCCCGCCGCGACTTCGACGACTACGCGCGCATCGCGCACTCGGTGCTCAGCTCCGCCGGGATCAAGGTCGACGGCCTGCACCGCGCCACCGATCCGGTGCGCGCCATCGCGTCGGCGGAAGCCGTGTTCCTGGGTGGGGGCAACACGTTCCGGCTGCTCGCGACCTTGCAGCGGCAGGGCCTGGTCCGCGCGCTGCGCCGCGCCGTGCTGGCGGGTGTGCCGTACCTGGGTTCCAGCGCGGGCACCAACCTGGCCTGCCCGAGCCTGCGCACCAGCAACGACATGCCGATCGTGCAACCGGCCTCGTTCGCCGCGCTCGGCCTGGTGCCGTTCCAGATCAACCCGCACTACCTGCCGCCGGACCCGGCGAGCACGCACCGCGGCGAGACCCGCGACGAGCGCATCGCCGAGTTCCTGGAGCACAACGACGTCCCGGTGCTCGCCCTGCGGGAAGGAGCCTGGCTGCGGGTCCGCGGTCGCCGCGCCGAGCTGGGCGGCGCCGACGCGGCCCGGCTGTTCACCCGCCGCGCCCCGGCGCGGGACCTCGCGCCCGGCACCGACCTGACCCACCTGCTCGGCACCATCCCCCGCTACGACCTGTGCTGA
- a CDS encoding phage holin family protein, with protein sequence MTVLLHILITAVAVWATTALPGIELGDASTDAGTKIVTLLVVAVVVGVINAVLKPIAKTFGCLLYLVTLGLFGLVVNALLFWLAGYVAGELNMPFHVDGFWAAFWGALVVTIVSSVLHGVVRRISINAAENREREYREYRDYRDRGYY encoded by the coding sequence GTGACGGTCCTGCTACACATCCTGATCACCGCGGTCGCCGTGTGGGCGACGACCGCGCTGCCCGGCATCGAGCTCGGCGACGCGAGCACGGACGCCGGAACGAAGATCGTCACCCTGCTGGTGGTCGCGGTCGTGGTCGGCGTGATCAACGCGGTGCTGAAGCCGATCGCGAAGACGTTCGGCTGCCTGCTGTACCTGGTCACGCTCGGGCTGTTCGGGCTGGTGGTGAACGCGCTGCTGTTCTGGCTCGCCGGGTACGTGGCGGGCGAGCTGAACATGCCGTTCCACGTGGACGGGTTCTGGGCCGCGTTCTGGGGCGCGCTGGTCGTGACGATCGTCAGCAGCGTGCTGCACGGCGTGGTGCGCCGGATCAGCATCAACGCCGCGGAGAACCGGGAGCGCGAGTACCGCGAGTACCGCGACTACCGGGATCGCGGCTACTACTGA
- a CDS encoding LLM class F420-dependent oxidoreductase produces the protein MRIGMPLNYSGGFKETVDELATYEKAGLDIVYVAEAYSFDAVSQMGFIAARTERLQIASGILQIYTRTPTLTAMTAAGLDFVSDGRFTLGIGASGPQVIEGFHGVPYDAPLGRTRELVDICRQVWRRERVQHDGKHYQIPLPEGQGTGLGKPLKLINHPVRPNIPIMVAAIGPKNVAMVAEIAEAWEPIFYVPEKAHEVWGESLAAGKAKRDPELGELDVVGQAPLAIGDDVEALVDSMRPMLALYIGGMGAKGKNFYNDLARRYGYEAEAEEIQDLYLDGKKDEAAAKVPDELVAASTLIGSEGHVRERLAAFKESGVTTMNVTPLAGSFEERTELIEKIRGIADDL, from the coding sequence ATGCGCATCGGGATGCCGCTGAACTACAGCGGAGGCTTCAAGGAGACCGTCGACGAACTGGCCACCTACGAGAAGGCCGGACTCGACATCGTCTACGTAGCCGAAGCCTACTCGTTCGACGCGGTCAGCCAGATGGGCTTCATCGCCGCCCGCACCGAACGGCTCCAGATCGCCTCCGGGATCCTGCAGATCTACACCCGCACGCCCACCCTCACCGCGATGACCGCGGCCGGGCTGGACTTCGTCTCGGACGGCCGGTTCACCCTGGGCATCGGCGCCTCCGGGCCGCAGGTCATCGAAGGCTTCCACGGCGTGCCCTACGACGCGCCGCTGGGCCGCACCCGCGAACTGGTCGACATCTGCCGCCAGGTGTGGCGCCGCGAACGCGTGCAGCACGACGGCAAGCACTACCAGATCCCGCTGCCCGAAGGCCAGGGCACCGGGCTGGGCAAGCCGCTGAAGCTCATCAACCACCCGGTGCGCCCGAACATCCCGATCATGGTCGCGGCGATCGGCCCGAAGAACGTCGCGATGGTCGCCGAGATCGCCGAGGCGTGGGAACCGATCTTCTACGTCCCCGAGAAGGCCCACGAGGTCTGGGGCGAATCGCTGGCCGCCGGCAAGGCCAAGCGCGACCCCGAGCTCGGCGAGCTCGACGTCGTCGGTCAGGCCCCGCTGGCCATCGGCGACGACGTGGAGGCGCTCGTCGACTCGATGCGCCCGATGCTCGCCCTCTACATCGGCGGCATGGGTGCCAAGGGCAAGAACTTCTACAACGACCTCGCCCGCCGCTACGGCTACGAGGCCGAGGCCGAGGAGATCCAGGACCTCTACCTGGACGGCAAGAAGGACGAGGCCGCGGCGAAGGTGCCGGACGAGCTGGTCGCCGCCAGCACCCTCATCGGCTCCGAGGGCCACGTGCGGGAACGCCTCGCCGCGTTCAAGGAGTCGGGCGTGACCACGATGAACGTGACGCCGCTCGCCGGGTCCTTCGAGGAGCGCACCGAGCTGATCGAGAAGATCCGCGGCATCGCCGACGACCTCTGA
- the lhgO gene encoding L-2-hydroxyglutarate oxidase, producing MAGDEDVTIIGGGIVGLATARALVRGGAAGRIVVLEKEPAVGAHQSGHNSGVLHSGLYYPPGSAKARFARTGAEAMHRFCAEHGVPVRRTGKLVVATRPEQLPRLAELARRGTANGVRLSEVDGSAIAEREPQVRGLRALLVPDAGITDFGAVCAALAAELAADGVEVRAGCELRSVRRDGDRLVLGTTTGEVRTRFAVNCAGLHSDTVAELAGTRPAARILPFRGEYYEAAPGRRDLVRALVYPVPDPAFPFLGVHFTRMADGGLHVGPNAVPALAREGYDWRTWSAPHLRRLLRDPALRALAKRYWRTGAAEIARSAVKPLFVRAARELLPGLRGTDLVPAPAGVRAQAVRPDGTLVDDFLVHEDDRWVHVLNAPSPAATASLRIGEDIADRVGAKLA from the coding sequence ATGGCCGGAGACGAGGACGTGACGATCATCGGCGGCGGCATCGTGGGCCTGGCCACGGCGCGGGCGCTGGTCCGCGGGGGCGCGGCCGGGCGGATCGTGGTGCTGGAGAAGGAGCCGGCCGTGGGCGCGCACCAGAGCGGCCACAACTCCGGTGTGCTCCACAGTGGACTGTACTACCCGCCGGGCAGCGCGAAGGCGCGGTTCGCCCGCACTGGAGCGGAAGCGATGCACCGGTTCTGCGCCGAGCACGGGGTTCCGGTGCGGCGCACCGGCAAGCTCGTCGTGGCCACCCGGCCGGAGCAGCTGCCGCGGCTGGCCGAGCTCGCCCGCCGCGGCACCGCCAACGGCGTTCGCCTGTCCGAAGTGGACGGTTCGGCGATCGCCGAGCGGGAACCGCAGGTGCGCGGGCTGCGCGCGCTGCTGGTGCCGGACGCGGGGATCACCGACTTCGGCGCCGTCTGCGCTGCGCTGGCCGCGGAGCTCGCCGCCGACGGCGTCGAGGTCCGGGCCGGCTGCGAGCTGCGCTCGGTGCGCCGCGACGGCGACCGGCTCGTGCTGGGCACCACGACCGGCGAGGTGCGCACCCGGTTCGCGGTGAACTGCGCCGGGCTGCACAGCGACACCGTGGCGGAGCTCGCGGGCACCCGGCCGGCCGCGCGGATCCTGCCGTTCCGCGGCGAGTACTACGAGGCCGCGCCGGGGCGCCGCGACCTGGTGCGCGCGCTGGTCTACCCGGTGCCGGACCCGGCGTTCCCGTTCCTCGGCGTGCACTTCACGCGGATGGCCGACGGCGGGCTGCACGTGGGACCGAACGCGGTTCCGGCGCTGGCCCGCGAGGGCTACGACTGGCGGACCTGGTCGGCACCGCACCTGCGGCGGCTGCTGCGCGACCCGGCGTTGCGGGCGCTGGCGAAGCGCTACTGGCGGACCGGTGCGGCGGAGATCGCGCGCTCGGCGGTGAAACCGCTGTTCGTGCGGGCCGCGCGGGAGCTGCTGCCGGGGTTGCGCGGGACGGACCTGGTGCCCGCGCCCGCGGGGGTGCGGGCGCAGGCGGTGCGCCCGGACGGCACCCTCGTCGACGACTTCCTGGTGCACGAGGACGACCGCTGGGTGCACGTGCTCAACGCGCCCTCCCCGGCGGCGACCGCGTCGCTGCGCATCGGCGAGGACATCGCGGACCGGGTCGGCGCCAAGCTCGCCTAG
- a CDS encoding cupin domain-containing protein: protein MTRSRLLHLLPLSAFHAAADHIGSPSLETDGFVHCSPDMATALAVANALYADADEQLVALELDPRRLSAPVRWEAAAPHPPAGVAADVLFPHVYGSLERSAVIGLHYARRDVRGRFAALETRSRTAEELNLLPHPEGGWFRRTWTSDVEVTPDERGTRPTATAIYYLLSAGHTSEWHRIGSAELWLWHRGGPLTLVLGGDGDAPAEQPRNHVLGAGAGQDPQVLVPAGTWQRAVASATVESLATCVVSPGFDFADFSTPG, encoded by the coding sequence GTGACTCGATCCAGACTGCTGCACCTGCTGCCGTTGAGCGCGTTCCACGCGGCCGCGGACCACATCGGCTCCCCCTCGCTGGAGACCGACGGGTTCGTGCACTGCTCGCCGGACATGGCCACGGCGCTGGCGGTCGCCAACGCGCTGTACGCGGACGCGGACGAGCAGCTGGTGGCGCTGGAACTCGATCCGCGGCGGCTGTCCGCTCCGGTGCGCTGGGAGGCGGCGGCACCGCACCCGCCGGCCGGGGTCGCCGCCGACGTGCTGTTCCCGCACGTCTACGGCTCGCTGGAGCGCTCGGCGGTGATCGGCCTGCACTACGCGCGGCGCGACGTGCGCGGCCGGTTCGCGGCGCTGGAGACGCGCAGCCGCACCGCGGAGGAGCTGAACCTGCTGCCGCACCCGGAGGGCGGCTGGTTCCGGCGGACCTGGACCAGCGACGTCGAGGTGACGCCCGACGAGCGGGGCACCCGGCCGACCGCGACGGCGATCTACTACCTGCTCTCCGCCGGGCACACCTCGGAGTGGCACCGGATCGGTTCGGCCGAGCTGTGGCTGTGGCACCGGGGCGGCCCGCTGACGCTGGTGCTGGGCGGGGACGGCGACGCGCCCGCCGAGCAGCCGCGCAACCACGTGCTGGGCGCGGGCGCCGGGCAGGACCCTCAGGTCCTGGTGCCCGCCGGGACGTGGCAGCGGGCGGTGGCCTCGGCGACGGTGGAGTCGCTGGCGACCTGCGTCGTCTCGCCCGGGTTCGACTTCGCGGACTTCAGCACGCCCGGCTGA
- a CDS encoding MaoC family dehydratase codes for MNRWWTGTKEAIFENIEVPEVFGPFDVVVDERMVRNYAFAQDDDGAGRLTDADGRPAASPAVLSNELLFLFYAAYDGNTARGLHTHEELSLHSPVVIGETVTLSGRYVHTEVRRGNGYVVMEAEARGADGRLLLRHRGTEIMRVHAADVVGGSTAPAPSRLVTGELLDVAPAAAASGDLDERTPIRPVRKKISQEQMYVFSWGGRGFSNIHTDAAGARRSGMDRTVAQAMQQVGYLSEMLTAFHGGAWIDGGHLAVKFVHPFYVDEEVTARGAVLGAIEHEGQRHLESEVWVENVDGVKTAVGWAHAPLR; via the coding sequence ATGAACCGGTGGTGGACCGGAACCAAGGAAGCGATCTTCGAGAACATCGAGGTCCCGGAGGTGTTCGGCCCGTTCGACGTGGTCGTCGACGAGCGGATGGTGCGCAACTACGCCTTCGCCCAGGACGACGACGGAGCCGGGCGGCTCACCGACGCGGACGGGCGACCGGCGGCCAGTCCCGCGGTGCTGTCCAACGAGCTGCTGTTCCTGTTCTACGCCGCCTACGACGGCAACACGGCGCGCGGGCTGCACACCCACGAGGAGCTCTCGCTGCACTCGCCGGTCGTGATCGGCGAGACCGTCACCCTCAGCGGCCGGTACGTGCACACCGAGGTGCGGCGCGGCAACGGCTACGTCGTGATGGAGGCCGAAGCGCGCGGTGCCGACGGCAGGCTGCTGCTGCGCCACCGCGGCACCGAGATCATGCGGGTGCACGCCGCCGACGTCGTGGGCGGCAGCACCGCGCCGGCCCCGTCCCGGCTGGTCACCGGTGAGCTCCTCGACGTCGCCCCGGCCGCCGCGGCGAGCGGGGACCTCGACGAGCGGACCCCGATCCGGCCGGTGCGCAAGAAGATCTCGCAGGAGCAGATGTACGTCTTCTCCTGGGGCGGCCGCGGGTTCTCCAACATCCACACCGATGCGGCGGGCGCGCGGCGCTCCGGGATGGACCGCACCGTCGCCCAGGCGATGCAGCAGGTCGGCTACCTCTCCGAGATGCTCACCGCGTTCCACGGCGGCGCGTGGATCGACGGCGGGCACCTGGCGGTGAAGTTCGTGCACCCGTTCTACGTGGACGAGGAGGTCACCGCCCGCGGCGCGGTGCTGGGCGCCATCGAGCACGAGGGGCAGCGGCACCTGGAGAGCGAGGTCTGGGTGGAGAACGTGGACGGGGTGAAGACCGCCGTCGGCTGGGCCCACGCCCCGCTGCGCTGA
- a CDS encoding D-2-hydroxyacid dehydrogenase family protein, which translates to MRIAVLDDYQEVARDYADWDSLPAQVEFFHDTPADRAELVRRLAPFDVIAAMRERTPFPREVLAALPQLKLLVTTGMRNASIDLDAAAELGITVCGTGSGAAPDRAWGPTAELTWGLIIAVTRQIPEQDRAIRDGGWQRGVGFELAGRTLGVLGLGRLGSQVAKVGAAFGMDVIAWSRNLTAEAAAEAGARRVEKEELFRGSDVLTVHTVLSERTRGLVGAAELALMRPTAYLVNTSRGPIVDEAALREALHAGRLAGAGLDVYGTEPLPAGDPWRTTPRTVLTPHVGYVTEGTYRTFYAETVADVRAFLDGAPVRVLNG; encoded by the coding sequence ATGCGCATCGCGGTGCTCGATGACTACCAGGAGGTCGCGCGGGACTACGCGGACTGGGACTCGCTGCCCGCGCAGGTCGAGTTCTTCCACGACACCCCCGCTGATCGCGCGGAGCTGGTGCGGCGGCTCGCCCCGTTCGACGTGATCGCCGCGATGCGGGAGCGGACCCCGTTCCCGCGGGAGGTGCTGGCCGCGCTGCCGCAGCTGAAGCTGCTGGTCACCACCGGCATGCGGAACGCGTCGATCGACTTGGACGCGGCTGCCGAGCTCGGCATCACCGTGTGCGGGACGGGCAGCGGCGCCGCACCGGACCGGGCGTGGGGACCGACGGCGGAGCTCACCTGGGGCCTGATCATCGCGGTCACCCGGCAGATCCCGGAGCAGGACCGCGCGATCCGGGACGGCGGCTGGCAGCGCGGCGTCGGGTTCGAGCTGGCCGGGCGCACGCTGGGCGTGCTCGGGCTGGGCAGGCTCGGCAGCCAGGTCGCGAAGGTCGGCGCCGCGTTCGGCATGGACGTCATCGCGTGGAGCCGGAACCTCACCGCGGAGGCCGCCGCGGAGGCCGGGGCGCGCCGGGTGGAGAAGGAGGAGCTGTTCCGCGGCTCCGACGTGCTCACCGTGCACACGGTGCTCAGCGAGCGCACCCGCGGACTGGTCGGCGCGGCGGAGCTGGCGCTGATGCGGCCCACCGCGTACCTGGTGAACACCTCGCGCGGGCCGATCGTGGACGAGGCGGCGCTGCGCGAGGCGCTGCACGCGGGACGGCTCGCCGGGGCGGGCCTCGACGTGTACGGGACCGAGCCGCTGCCCGCAGGCGACCCGTGGCGGACCACGCCGCGCACCGTGCTCACCCCGCACGTCGGCTACGTGACCGAGGGCACCTACCGGACGTTCTACGCCGAGACGGTGGCCGACGTGCGCGCCTTCCTGGACGGGGCGCCGGTGCGGGTGCTCAACGGCTGA